One stretch of Pseudoxanthomonas sp. Root65 DNA includes these proteins:
- the rpsP gene encoding 30S ribosomal protein S16, which yields MVKIRLTRGGAKKRPFYHIIVTDSRSARDGRNIERVGFYNPVAAGAEKRVELDIARVDHWVGNGAQLTEKVRNLYKEVKTAPAA from the coding sequence ATGGTCAAGATCCGTCTCACCCGCGGCGGCGCGAAGAAGCGCCCCTTCTACCACATCATCGTCACCGACTCGCGCAGCGCGCGCGACGGCCGCAACATCGAGCGCGTGGGCTTCTACAACCCGGTCGCCGCTGGCGCCGAGAAGCGCGTCGAACTCGACATCGCCCGTGTGGACCATTGGGTCGGCAACGGTGCGCAGCTGACCGAAAAGGTCCGCAACCTGTACAAGGAAGTCAAGACCGCTCCGGCGGCCTGA
- the rimM gene encoding ribosome maturation factor RimM (Essential for efficient processing of 16S rRNA) — protein MDTERPPTPQKMILLGRLMGAFGVRGQIKIESWTEPRDAIFRYQPWTLRDASGGERAFSGARGKASGKHLVATLPGVEDRDEVEAMRGLEIFVPRSALPPPSAGEFYWVDLEGLRVVNADGTDFGTVSHLFSTGANDVLVARGDRERLIPFVEPDYVRSVDFEAGVVTVDWDPAF, from the coding sequence ATGGACACCGAGCGCCCACCGACCCCGCAGAAGATGATTCTGCTGGGAAGGCTAATGGGCGCTTTTGGTGTGCGCGGCCAGATCAAGATCGAATCCTGGACCGAGCCGCGCGACGCCATCTTCCGCTACCAGCCGTGGACGCTGCGCGACGCCAGCGGCGGCGAGCGCGCGTTCAGCGGTGCGCGTGGCAAGGCCTCGGGCAAGCATCTGGTGGCGACGCTGCCGGGCGTTGAAGACCGCGATGAAGTGGAGGCGATGCGCGGGCTGGAGATCTTCGTCCCCCGTTCCGCACTGCCGCCGCCGAGCGCCGGCGAGTTCTATTGGGTCGATCTGGAAGGCCTGCGCGTGGTCAATGCCGACGGCACCGATTTCGGTACCGTCTCGCACCTGTTCTCCACCGGCGCCAACGACGTGCTGGTGGCGCGCGGCGACCGCGAGCGCCTGATCCCGTTCGTCGAACCCGACTATGTCCGCTCGGTGGATTTCGAGGCGGGCGTGGTCACCGTGGACTGGGATCCGGCGTTTTAG
- the ccsA gene encoding cytochrome c biogenesis protein CcsA: MTVILIAVALYLLAAGLLVRSVGREPGEGIRAWLWPALGAVLLHGAYHLLVAWRTPGGPDMHFFAALSLVSLGMAVMTLLVAIQGRMAALGVIAFPLAAVLLTTYHVYGHQATNGLDWRLQLHAWLALLAYAALAIAALLAVMLWAQERALRRREFHLWLRALPPLTELEDLLFRTITVGFILLTATLLTGVLFVENFLAQKLSHKTVLSVMSWLVFGGLLVGRWRYGWRGAKAVHWTLTAMALLLLAFFGSKFVYEMVLRRA; this comes from the coding sequence ATGACAGTCATTCTCATCGCCGTCGCGCTTTACCTGCTGGCTGCCGGCCTGCTGGTCCGCTCCGTGGGCCGCGAGCCGGGAGAAGGCATCCGCGCCTGGCTGTGGCCTGCGCTGGGCGCCGTGCTGCTGCACGGCGCTTACCACTTGCTGGTGGCGTGGCGGACGCCTGGTGGGCCAGACATGCACTTCTTCGCGGCGCTGTCGCTGGTGTCGCTGGGCATGGCGGTGATGACGCTGCTGGTGGCGATCCAGGGCCGCATGGCCGCGCTCGGGGTGATCGCGTTCCCACTGGCCGCCGTGTTGCTGACCACGTACCACGTCTACGGCCACCAGGCTACGAACGGACTGGACTGGCGCCTGCAGCTGCATGCCTGGCTGGCACTGCTGGCCTACGCCGCGCTGGCGATCGCTGCGCTGCTGGCGGTGATGCTGTGGGCGCAGGAGCGCGCCCTGCGCCGGCGCGAATTCCATCTCTGGCTGCGCGCGCTACCGCCGCTGACCGAACTGGAAGACCTGCTGTTCCGCACCATCACGGTCGGCTTCATCCTGCTGACCGCCACGCTGCTGACCGGCGTGCTGTTCGTCGAAAACTTCCTGGCCCAGAAGCTCAGCCACAAGACCGTGCTGAGCGTGATGTCGTGGCTGGTCTTCGGCGGCCTGCTGGTCGGCCGCTGGCGCTACGGCTGGCGCGGCGCCAAGGCCGTGCACTGGACGCTCACCGCCATGGCACTGTTGCTGCTGGCGTTCTTCGGCAGCAAGTTCGTGTATGAAATGGTGTTGAGGCGGGCCTAA
- the ffh gene encoding signal recognition particle protein, with translation MFESLTQRLSGTIERLRGRGRLSEENIREATREVRIALLEADVALPVVQALIERIKVRAVGQEVLKSLTPGQALIKVVRDELTAVMGSQASDLNLNVPAPAVILMAGLQGAGKTTTVGKLAKHLREKRKKKVMVVSADVYRPAAIEQLKTLAQQVDVLFFPSDAEQKPEAIVRAAIDDARKSFVDVLIVDTAGRLAIDEAMMAEIKALHAAVKPVETLFVVDAMTGQDAANTAKAFSEALPLTGVVLTKTDGDARGGAALSVRYITGKPVKFIGVGEKPDGLDVFHPERVAARILDMGDVLSLVEQVEQNVDREKAEKLAAKVIKGKKFDLNDMRDQLEQMQNMGGIGGLMDKLPGMGQIPEHVKQQVQQGKEVPRMIAIINSMTKKERRNPALLNGSRRSRIAKGAGLTPADVNKLMKQYQQMEKMMGKLAGGGMKGLMRNMKGMMGGRGGMPFR, from the coding sequence ATGTTCGAATCCCTGACCCAGCGACTCTCCGGCACCATCGAGCGCCTGCGCGGCCGCGGCCGCCTGAGCGAGGAGAATATCCGCGAGGCCACCCGCGAGGTCCGCATCGCCCTGCTGGAAGCCGACGTGGCCCTGCCGGTGGTGCAGGCGCTGATCGAGCGCATCAAGGTGCGCGCGGTCGGCCAGGAAGTGCTGAAGTCGCTGACGCCCGGCCAAGCGCTGATCAAGGTCGTCCGGGATGAACTGACCGCGGTGATGGGCTCGCAGGCCAGCGACCTGAACCTCAACGTGCCGGCGCCGGCGGTCATCCTGATGGCTGGCTTGCAGGGCGCGGGCAAGACCACGACCGTCGGCAAGCTGGCCAAGCACCTGCGCGAGAAGCGCAAGAAGAAGGTGATGGTGGTCAGCGCGGACGTCTATCGCCCCGCCGCCATCGAGCAGCTGAAGACGCTGGCGCAGCAGGTGGACGTGCTGTTCTTCCCATCCGATGCCGAGCAGAAGCCGGAAGCCATCGTCCGTGCCGCCATCGACGACGCGCGCAAGTCCTTCGTCGACGTGCTGATCGTCGATACCGCCGGCCGACTGGCGATCGACGAAGCGATGATGGCCGAGATCAAGGCGCTGCACGCGGCGGTCAAGCCGGTGGAGACGCTGTTCGTGGTCGACGCCATGACCGGCCAGGACGCGGCCAACACCGCCAAGGCCTTCAGCGAGGCGCTGCCGCTGACCGGCGTGGTGCTGACCAAGACCGACGGCGACGCGCGCGGCGGTGCGGCGCTGTCGGTGCGCTACATCACCGGCAAGCCGGTCAAGTTCATCGGCGTGGGCGAGAAGCCCGACGGCCTGGACGTGTTCCACCCCGAGCGCGTGGCTGCGCGCATCCTCGACATGGGCGACGTGCTGTCGCTGGTCGAGCAGGTCGAGCAGAACGTCGACCGAGAAAAGGCCGAAAAGCTGGCCGCCAAGGTCATCAAGGGCAAGAAGTTCGACTTGAACGACATGCGCGACCAGTTGGAGCAGATGCAGAACATGGGCGGCATCGGCGGCCTGATGGACAAGCTGCCGGGCATGGGCCAGATCCCCGAGCACGTGAAGCAGCAGGTGCAGCAGGGCAAGGAAGTGCCGCGCATGATCGCCATCATCAACTCGATGACCAAGAAGGAGCGCCGCAACCCCGCGCTGCTCAACGGCTCGCGCCGTTCACGTATCGCCAAGGGCGCGGGACTGACGCCGGCCGACGTCAACAAGCTGATGAAGCAGTACCAGCAGATGGAAAAAATGATGGGCAAGCTGGCCGGCGGTGGCATGAAGGGCCTGATGCGCAACATGAAGGGCATGATGGGCGGGCGTGGCGGGATGCCGTTCCGGTGA
- a CDS encoding heme peroxidase family protein has protein sequence MAVKKTPAKHASAPATKAAPGNPGKKPGPDSGHAYGKCSYSYGASPASWPQHGYDPRNETPPPKGPVFDPGRFGRMFPNLPGLVVDDAALTALGNAMRDPSGADPIRDNPGIPSGFTYLGQFIDHDITFDPTSMPEVLVDPQAVFNFRTPKLDLDSVYGTGPSTQPYLYEPGRRKLRVGATQTGGGDATIPAGLPHDLLRLNGTAVIGDPRNDENLVVAQTHLAFIKLHNKCVDKLEAEGFPQTGLFTEARKLVTWHYQRMVIDDFLARLCDPAVLADVVQNGRSFFDFSGEAFMPVEFSVAAYRFGHSQVRNAYNYNRVFRFGGVTPATLALLFRFSGVSGGGAATDIPVPSDWIIDWRRFYDLPGGGVTPDATRKIDPLLAEELHGLPNGAGSLPVRNLMRGVRMGLPSGQAVAATMQLTPLTPQELGSGPDGQVLIAQGLGSNTPLWYYLLKEAQVQQNGDRLGQVGSRIVAETFIGLLDSDALSFRRQNPLFEPSLFKPGTTPTAAGKYTMADLLTFVDEINPIRD, from the coding sequence ATGGCCGTGAAGAAGACCCCCGCAAAGCATGCGTCCGCCCCTGCCACGAAGGCTGCCCCCGGAAATCCCGGCAAGAAGCCAGGCCCCGATTCGGGACATGCCTACGGCAAGTGCAGCTACAGCTACGGCGCCTCCCCCGCCAGTTGGCCGCAGCATGGCTACGACCCCCGCAACGAAACACCCCCGCCCAAGGGCCCGGTGTTCGATCCAGGCCGGTTCGGTCGCATGTTCCCCAACCTGCCCGGCCTGGTAGTCGACGATGCCGCGCTGACCGCACTGGGCAATGCCATGCGCGACCCTTCGGGCGCCGATCCCATCCGCGACAACCCCGGCATTCCCTCGGGCTTCACCTACCTGGGCCAGTTCATCGACCACGACATCACCTTCGATCCTACGTCGATGCCGGAAGTGCTGGTGGATCCGCAGGCGGTCTTCAATTTCCGCACGCCCAAGCTCGACCTCGACTCGGTCTACGGCACCGGCCCCTCCACCCAGCCCTATCTGTACGAACCCGGCCGCCGCAAGCTGCGCGTGGGTGCCACCCAGACCGGCGGGGGCGACGCGACCATCCCGGCCGGCCTGCCCCACGATCTGCTGCGGCTCAATGGCACCGCCGTGATCGGCGATCCGCGCAACGACGAAAACCTGGTGGTCGCGCAGACCCATCTCGCCTTCATCAAGCTGCACAACAAATGCGTCGACAAGCTGGAAGCCGAAGGCTTTCCGCAGACCGGCCTGTTCACGGAGGCGCGCAAGCTGGTGACCTGGCATTACCAGCGCATGGTGATCGACGACTTCCTGGCCCGGCTGTGCGATCCCGCCGTGCTGGCCGACGTCGTGCAGAACGGACGCTCGTTCTTCGACTTTTCCGGCGAGGCGTTCATGCCGGTGGAGTTTTCGGTGGCGGCGTACCGCTTCGGACATTCGCAGGTGCGCAATGCCTACAACTACAACCGGGTGTTCCGTTTCGGCGGCGTCACTCCGGCGACGCTCGCGCTGCTGTTCCGCTTCAGCGGGGTTTCCGGCGGTGGCGCGGCCACCGACATTCCGGTGCCGAGCGACTGGATCATCGACTGGCGTCGCTTCTACGACCTGCCCGGCGGTGGCGTCACTCCCGACGCCACGCGGAAGATCGATCCGCTGCTGGCCGAGGAACTGCATGGCCTGCCCAACGGCGCCGGCTCCCTGCCCGTCCGCAACCTGATGCGCGGCGTGCGGATGGGCCTGCCCTCGGGCCAGGCGGTGGCGGCGACCATGCAGCTGACCCCGCTGACCCCGCAGGAGCTGGGCAGCGGGCCGGACGGCCAGGTGCTCATCGCGCAGGGGCTGGGGAGCAACACTCCGCTCTGGTATTACCTGCTGAAGGAAGCCCAGGTACAGCAGAACGGCGACCGCCTGGGTCAGGTGGGCAGCCGGATCGTGGCGGAGACGTTCATCGGCCTGCTGGACAGCGATGCGCTGTCGTTCCGCCGGCAGAACCCGCTGTTCGAGCCCAGCCTCTTCAAGCCCGGCACAACGCCCACGGCCGCAGGCAAGTACACCATGGCCGACCTGCTGACCTTCGTGGACGAGATCAACCCGATCAGGGACTGA
- the radA gene encoding DNA repair protein RadA has product MPVAKTSAKSRTAYVCTECGADHSKWQGQCADCGAWNSLSEIVLETAVGAPAAARRSGWAGKAEAPKITALKDVRHSEEARVSTGIGEFDRVLGGGLVEGAVVLVGGDPGIGKSTLLLQAVARMSAHLPALYVTGEESLAQVAGRAVRLDLPLDNLQALAETGIETILQHASVARPKLIVADSVQTLWTESLTAAPGSVSQVRESAARLVRYAKETGTAVFLVGHVTKEGGIAGPRVLEHMVDAVLYFEGESGSRFRVLRAFKNRFGAVNELGVFAMGEKGLKEVPNPSAIFLSGSAQQPGSCVMVTREGTRPLLVEVQALVDSSPLSNPRRVAVGLEQNRLAMLLAVLHRHGGVVVGDQDVFVNVVGGIRVQETAADLPVLLAVLSSLRDRPLAEKTVAFGEVGLSGEIRPVPNGEERLREAATHGFKRAIVPKGNAPKSGTFKGLEVVAVERLSQALEAAAE; this is encoded by the coding sequence ATGCCCGTGGCCAAGACCTCCGCCAAGTCGCGTACCGCCTACGTCTGCACCGAATGCGGCGCCGACCACAGCAAATGGCAGGGCCAGTGCGCCGACTGCGGCGCGTGGAATTCGCTCAGCGAGATCGTGCTGGAAACCGCCGTCGGCGCGCCCGCCGCCGCCCGCCGCAGTGGCTGGGCCGGCAAGGCCGAGGCGCCGAAGATCACCGCGCTGAAGGACGTGCGCCACAGCGAAGAAGCACGCGTGAGCACCGGCATCGGCGAGTTCGACCGCGTGCTGGGCGGCGGCCTGGTGGAAGGCGCCGTGGTGCTGGTCGGCGGCGATCCCGGCATCGGCAAATCGACCCTGCTGCTGCAGGCCGTGGCCCGCATGTCGGCCCATCTGCCGGCGCTGTACGTCACCGGTGAGGAATCGCTGGCCCAAGTCGCCGGCCGCGCCGTGCGCCTGGACCTGCCGCTGGACAACCTGCAGGCACTGGCCGAAACCGGCATCGAAACCATCCTGCAGCATGCCTCGGTCGCACGTCCCAAGCTGATCGTCGCCGACTCCGTGCAGACCCTATGGACCGAATCGCTGACCGCCGCGCCCGGCTCGGTCAGCCAGGTGCGCGAGAGCGCCGCCCGGCTGGTGCGCTACGCCAAGGAGACCGGCACCGCCGTGTTCCTGGTCGGCCACGTCACCAAGGAGGGCGGCATCGCCGGCCCGCGCGTGCTCGAGCACATGGTCGACGCGGTGCTGTATTTCGAAGGCGAGAGCGGCAGCCGCTTCCGTGTGCTGCGGGCTTTCAAGAACCGCTTCGGCGCGGTCAACGAGCTCGGTGTGTTCGCGATGGGCGAAAAGGGTCTGAAGGAAGTGCCCAATCCGTCGGCGATCTTCCTGTCCGGCAGCGCCCAACAGCCGGGCAGCTGCGTCATGGTCACCCGCGAGGGTACGCGTCCGCTGCTGGTGGAAGTACAGGCGCTGGTCGACAGCTCACCCTTGTCCAACCCGCGCCGCGTGGCCGTGGGCCTGGAGCAGAACCGCCTGGCCATGCTGCTGGCCGTGCTGCACCGGCACGGCGGCGTGGTGGTGGGCGACCAGGACGTGTTCGTCAACGTGGTCGGCGGCATCCGCGTGCAGGAAACCGCGGCCGACCTGCCCGTGCTGCTGGCGGTGCTTTCTTCGCTGCGCGACCGTCCGCTGGCCGAGAAGACGGTGGCGTTCGGCGAAGTGGGCCTGTCCGGCGAGATCCGCCCCGTGCCCAACGGCGAGGAGCGCCTGCGCGAAGCCGCCACCCACGGCTTCAAGCGCGCCATCGTGCCCAAGGGCAACGCACCGAAGTCCGGGACGTTCAAGGGGCTGGAGGTGGTCGCCGTGGAACGGCTGTCGCAGGCGCTGGAAGCAGCGGCGGAGTAG
- a CDS encoding aminotransferase class IV family protein, translating into MTSAFLNGRPATADELRALALVNYGHFTSMQVRDGAVQGRALHRQRLEEATQGLFGTRLDGDDALKQAARALPEAGLRDASVRITVFSSRFDYRDAARVISPDVLVTLSPASSPEKPALRVKTYPFVRPLPQYKHVGTFPLFHYRRQALAEGFDDALFVDPAGQVVEGSIWNLGLWDGESIVWPEGPALRGTAERLLQQALDRAGIPQRHGPVVRGELDRYRAGFACNASGVQPVVAVDAVAWGADTALMATLADALASVPWEPLA; encoded by the coding sequence ATGACCTCCGCCTTCCTCAACGGACGTCCCGCCACCGCCGACGAACTGCGCGCCCTCGCGCTGGTCAACTACGGCCACTTCACCTCGATGCAGGTGCGCGATGGCGCCGTGCAGGGGCGGGCGTTGCATCGGCAGCGGCTGGAAGAGGCGACGCAGGGGCTGTTCGGCACGCGGCTCGACGGCGACGATGCGCTGAAGCAGGCCGCACGCGCGCTGCCCGAGGCCGGTCTTCGCGATGCCTCCGTGCGCATCACCGTGTTCTCCTCCCGTTTCGACTACCGCGATGCCGCGCGCGTCATCTCGCCCGACGTGCTGGTGACCCTGTCACCTGCCTCCTCACCAGAGAAGCCGGCGCTGCGCGTGAAGACCTACCCGTTCGTGCGCCCGCTGCCGCAGTACAAGCATGTAGGGACGTTCCCCCTGTTCCACTACCGTCGGCAGGCGTTGGCCGAGGGCTTCGACGACGCGCTGTTCGTCGATCCGGCAGGGCAGGTGGTCGAGGGCTCGATCTGGAACCTGGGCCTGTGGGATGGCGAGTCGATTGTCTGGCCCGAGGGGCCGGCCCTGCGTGGCACCGCGGAGCGGCTGTTGCAGCAGGCGCTGGACCGGGCGGGTATCCCGCAGCGGCACGGGCCGGTCGTGCGGGGGGAACTGGATCGCTACCGGGCGGGCTTCGCCTGCAATGCCAGTGGCGTGCAGCCGGTGGTCGCGGTGGATGCTGTCGCATGGGGTGCTGATACCGCCTTGATGGCGACACTGGCGGACGCCCTGGCATCCGTGCCGTGGGAGCCGCTGGCCTGA